One window from the genome of Candidatus Synechococcus calcipolaris G9 encodes:
- a CDS encoding metallophosphoesterase family protein has protein sequence MPRFLHVADIHLGFNKYANPKRTLDFFYAFEDALRRYALAPKVDFVVIAGDLFEERTIGPATLSHAELCLGMLHDAGIPVLAIEGNHDYQPYGSGSSWLRYLNSAELLYLLEPDENEDLLPWNPEANCGGYKDLDCGVRVIGSRWYGANAAKAVQSLAEKIEDLPAGPEYTVMLFHHGLEGQIARYRGALRYQELLPLQAAGVNYLALGHIHRYYGVEGWIFNPGSIEANSIAENQAQTPRGVLLVNLDQGAIATELKQDYYQRPIRRFRLEVHPHQTVNEIESGAIALMEQEKEQTKAAIVELQIEGQVGFDRHELAVRQLRECLEQVSEAFIFLLRYDVNSTLFETTATGEDGLPPRCQDIERTVFTDFLAGYARYRDQAVPLALGLMDIKERLIEQQSPEAIYGCVEHLLARDLAKNEIAIPTDETGQ, from the coding sequence ATGCCCCGTTTTCTCCATGTTGCTGATATTCATCTTGGCTTTAACAAATACGCCAATCCGAAGCGTACCCTGGATTTTTTCTACGCCTTTGAGGATGCTTTGCGCCGCTATGCCCTTGCACCCAAGGTTGATTTTGTCGTCATCGCTGGGGATCTATTTGAGGAACGCACCATTGGCCCTGCCACCCTCAGTCATGCGGAACTCTGTTTGGGAATGCTCCACGATGCGGGTATCCCTGTCTTGGCGATTGAGGGCAATCACGACTATCAGCCCTACGGCAGTGGCTCTAGTTGGTTACGCTACCTGAATAGTGCCGAATTACTCTATCTGTTGGAACCGGACGAAAACGAAGACCTTCTCCCCTGGAATCCAGAAGCCAATTGTGGTGGCTATAAAGATCTTGATTGCGGTGTCCGGGTGATTGGTTCTCGCTGGTATGGAGCCAATGCCGCCAAAGCTGTCCAGAGTCTTGCCGAAAAAATAGAAGACCTACCTGCCGGCCCTGAATACACGGTGATGCTATTCCACCATGGACTAGAGGGACAAATCGCCCGCTATCGAGGCGCCCTGCGCTATCAAGAATTGCTGCCGCTCCAAGCCGCTGGGGTCAACTATTTAGCCCTAGGGCATATTCATCGCTACTACGGTGTAGAGGGTTGGATTTTCAATCCTGGGTCTATCGAAGCTAACTCCATTGCTGAAAATCAGGCACAAACACCCCGAGGAGTCCTGCTGGTCAATTTAGACCAAGGCGCGATCGCCACCGAACTGAAACAGGACTATTACCAACGTCCCATTCGCCGTTTTCGCTTAGAGGTACATCCCCACCAAACTGTCAATGAGATTGAATCGGGGGCGATCGCCCTGATGGAGCAAGAAAAAGAGCAAACGAAAGCAGCGATCGTGGAACTACAAATTGAGGGACAGGTGGGTTTCGATCGCCACGAATTAGCCGTTCGCCAACTGCGGGAATGCTTAGAACAGGTGAGTGAAGCCTTTATCTTTTTACTCCGATACGACGTGAACTCTACCCTGTTTGAAACCACCGCCACCGGCGAAGATGGTTTACCTCCCCGTTGTCAAGACATTGAACGAACCGTTTTTACGGATTTTCTGGCAGGCTATGCCCGCTACCGTGATCAGGCGGTCCCCTTAGCCCTGGGCCTGATGGACATCAAAGAACGACTCATCGAGCAACAATCCCCAGAGGCAATCTATGGCTGCGTGGAGCATCTATTAGCCAGGGATTTAGCTAAGAATGAAATTGCCATCCCCACCGATGAAACCGGGCAATAA
- a CDS encoding GNAT family N-acetyltransferase has protein sequence MQIYLAPLQEGDIGAAIALDQRCLGGFWGEASYRQELSQPHHTLLGIHGQGMDHLPQERELLALGASWGILEETHITLLMVHPDYRRRGLGQCLLWGLLKDAQQRGDRQWATLEVRASNQGALHLYQGFGFTSVGTRPRYYDHPVEDAVILWCKGLGTASFRQGLATKKKAIIARFHRWGWQFHS, from the coding sequence ATGCAGATTTATTTAGCACCCTTACAGGAGGGAGATATAGGTGCGGCGATCGCCCTGGATCAGCGGTGTCTAGGGGGATTTTGGGGTGAGGCCAGTTATCGCCAAGAACTGAGCCAGCCCCATCACACCCTTTTGGGAATCCATGGTCAGGGGATGGATCACCTGCCACAGGAACGGGAACTTTTGGCGTTAGGGGCCAGTTGGGGCATTTTAGAGGAAACCCACATTACCCTGTTGATGGTACATCCTGACTATCGGCGGCGGGGTCTGGGGCAATGTCTCCTGTGGGGCCTCCTCAAGGATGCTCAACAACGGGGCGATCGCCAGTGGGCAACCCTGGAAGTGCGGGCCAGTAATCAGGGGGCATTACATTTATACCAAGGCTTTGGCTTTACATCCGTAGGGACACGACCCCGCTACTACGATCATCCCGTGGAAGATGCGGTAATTTTATGGTGCAAGGGTTTGGGCACAGCGTCCTTTCGACAAGGTTTAGCGACAAAAAAGAAGGCAATTATTGCCCGGTTTCATCGGTGGGGATGGCAATTTCATTCTTAG
- a CDS encoding MFS transporter, translating to MESAKPLATHQPLTLSTKLAFGAGDLGTAITANLQVFFLLVFLTNVAGLNAGLAGSVLMIGKIWDAINDPVIGMLSDRTKSPYWGRRHSWMFYGAIPFGFFFFLLWLMPTTNQWLAFAYYSLIAILFNTFYTAVNLPYSALTPELTKDYNERTSLNSFRFAFSIGGSIGSLLLALVVFQAIPGQQQQYLVIGAISAVISIFPIYWCIWGTRARLKANEAANPMPSGTTLPYLQQIRLVFSNRPFVYVMGIYLCSWLAVQITASMIPFFVGSWLGLPSTDYTMVALAVQATAMIMLFVWSAVSRRIGKKAVYVIGMTLWMIAQAGLFFLQPGQGILLYACAIMAGFGVSTAYLVPWSMIPDVIDLDELNTGQRREGVFYAFMVLLQKVGLALGLFLVGQALNFAGFISTVSGEPAPVQPDSALLAIRLAIGPIPTVFLIVGIVLAYFYPITQAVHGEILLKLHARREGQS from the coding sequence ATGGAATCGGCTAAACCCCTGGCAACCCATCAACCCTTGACCCTATCCACCAAACTAGCCTTTGGGGCAGGAGATCTAGGCACGGCAATCACCGCCAACCTACAGGTCTTTTTCCTGTTGGTTTTTCTCACGAATGTGGCTGGTTTGAATGCAGGCTTAGCCGGCAGTGTCCTGATGATTGGCAAAATTTGGGATGCTATTAATGATCCCGTCATTGGTATGCTCAGCGATCGCACCAAATCCCCCTACTGGGGTCGTCGCCACTCCTGGATGTTTTATGGAGCCATTCCCTTTGGTTTTTTCTTTTTTCTGCTGTGGCTCATGCCCACCACCAATCAATGGTTAGCCTTTGCCTACTATTCATTGATTGCCATTTTATTTAATACGTTTTATACCGCGGTCAATTTGCCCTACTCGGCCCTGACCCCTGAACTCACCAAGGACTATAACGAACGCACCAGTCTGAATAGTTTCCGCTTTGCCTTCTCCATTGGTGGCAGCATTGGTTCCCTACTCTTAGCATTAGTCGTCTTTCAAGCCATTCCTGGACAACAGCAGCAGTACCTAGTGATTGGTGCCATCTCGGCGGTTATTTCCATCTTTCCCATTTACTGGTGTATTTGGGGAACCCGGGCCCGACTCAAGGCCAATGAGGCCGCCAACCCCATGCCAAGCGGCACCACCCTACCTTACCTCCAGCAAATTCGCCTCGTCTTTAGCAATCGCCCCTTTGTCTATGTCATGGGCATCTATCTGTGTTCCTGGTTAGCGGTTCAGATCACGGCTTCCATGATTCCCTTTTTTGTCGGTTCCTGGTTGGGCTTACCCTCCACGGACTACACCATGGTTGCCCTAGCGGTACAGGCCACAGCCATGATCATGCTTTTTGTTTGGAGTGCGGTGAGTCGGCGCATTGGCAAAAAAGCAGTCTATGTCATTGGTATGACCCTGTGGATGATCGCCCAAGCGGGTTTATTTTTTCTGCAACCAGGACAGGGCATCCTCCTCTATGCCTGTGCGATTATGGCCGGTTTTGGCGTATCCACCGCCTACCTGGTTCCCTGGTCGATGATTCCCGATGTGATTGATCTTGATGAACTCAATACCGGACAACGGCGGGAAGGGGTGTTCTATGCTTTTATGGTGTTGCTGCAAAAGGTGGGTCTAGCCCTGGGTCTTTTTCTGGTGGGGCAGGCCTTGAACTTTGCTGGATTTATTTCCACCGTTTCTGGAGAACCTGCTCCCGTACAGCCGGACTCGGCTCTCCTTGCTATTCGCTTGGCCATTGGCCCCATTCCCACGGTCTTCCTGATTGTCGGCATTGTTTTGGCCTATTTCTACCCCATTACTCAAGCGGTACATGGTGAGATTCTGCTAAAACTCCATGCCCGTCGTGAAGGGCAGTCTTAA
- a CDS encoding NAD(P)H-quinone oxidoreductase subunit N, translated as MDLTTLAAQLNVGAILPESIVIVTLLLVLLADLIQGRSADRWTPYLAIAGLLGAVAAMVFLWNQPNTVSFLGSFQGDNLSLIFRAIVALSALVTILMSIRYVEQTGSSLGEYMSILLTATVGGMFLSGAEEMVMIFVSLETLSIASYLLTGYTKRDSRSNEAALKYLLIGASSSAIFLYGSSLLYGLSGGSTQLSDIAAALSSGQSLGLLMALVFVIAGISFKISAVPFHQWTPDVYEGAPTPVVAFLSVGSKAAGFALAVRFLTIAFPVVAGEWQLIFTVLAILSMVLGNIVALAQTSMKRMLAYSSIGQAGFVMIGFIVGTEAGYASMLFYLLIYLFMNLGAFTCVILFSLRTGSDQISDYAGLYQKDPLLTLGLSLCLLSLGGIPPLAGFFGKIYLFWAGWQAGAYGLVILGLLTSVVSIYYYIRVVKMMVVKESQEMSDIVKNYPVINWTAFGMRPLQVGLILTVLATSLAGILANPLFNVVNTAVTTVQTFEAQVPAHSVKTALHDGHGVLAESHHVPLE; from the coding sequence ATGGATCTGACAACATTAGCGGCACAACTTAATGTGGGAGCAATTCTCCCGGAAAGCATCGTTATTGTGACACTTCTGCTGGTTTTGCTGGCGGATTTGATTCAAGGGCGATCCGCCGATCGCTGGACTCCTTACCTGGCGATCGCTGGCTTACTGGGTGCGGTGGCGGCCATGGTATTTCTCTGGAATCAACCCAATACGGTGTCATTCCTAGGCAGTTTCCAGGGGGATAACCTCAGTTTGATTTTCCGGGCGATCGTTGCCCTTTCAGCCCTTGTGACGATCCTCATGTCCATTCGTTATGTGGAGCAAACCGGCAGTTCCCTAGGGGAATACATGAGTATTTTGCTCACAGCAACAGTCGGGGGGATGTTCCTCTCCGGGGCTGAGGAGATGGTGATGATTTTTGTATCCCTGGAAACCCTCAGTATTGCCTCTTATCTGCTGACGGGTTACACCAAGCGGGATAGCCGATCCAACGAAGCCGCCTTGAAATACTTGCTCATCGGTGCCTCCAGTTCGGCTATTTTTCTTTATGGCTCCTCCCTCCTCTATGGTCTATCCGGCGGCTCTACCCAGTTATCCGATATTGCCGCAGCCCTATCCTCTGGCCAGTCCTTGGGCTTACTCATGGCCTTGGTGTTCGTGATTGCTGGGATCAGTTTCAAAATCTCCGCCGTCCCCTTTCACCAATGGACTCCCGATGTCTATGAAGGTGCGCCAACCCCCGTCGTTGCCTTCCTGTCCGTGGGGTCTAAAGCCGCTGGTTTTGCCCTAGCCGTTCGGTTTTTGACGATCGCCTTCCCTGTGGTTGCCGGTGAGTGGCAATTAATTTTTACGGTATTGGCCATTCTCAGTATGGTTCTGGGAAATATCGTTGCCCTAGCCCAAACCAGTATGAAGCGGATGTTGGCCTACTCCTCCATTGGTCAAGCGGGCTTTGTCATGATTGGGTTTATCGTCGGTACGGAGGCTGGTTATGCCAGTATGCTCTTTTACTTGCTCATTTACCTCTTTATGAACCTGGGGGCCTTTACCTGCGTTATTCTCTTTTCCCTACGCACAGGCTCCGATCAAATTAGTGACTATGCCGGCCTCTACCAAAAGGATCCCCTCCTCACCTTGGGATTGAGCCTCTGTCTGTTGTCCTTGGGGGGAATTCCTCCCTTGGCGGGCTTCTTTGGCAAGATTTATCTGTTTTGGGCGGGTTGGCAGGCAGGGGCCTATGGTCTGGTGATTTTGGGCCTGCTCACCAGTGTGGTATCCATCTACTACTACATCCGGGTGGTGAAAATGATGGTGGTCAAAGAGTCCCAGGAGATGTCTGATATTGTCAAAAACTATCCGGTGATCAACTGGACGGCCTTTGGGATGCGGCCGCTGCAAGTGGGCTTGATTCTCACGGTTTTAGCCACATCCTTGGCGGGAATTTTAGCCAACCCCCTGTTTAATGTGGTGAACACGGCCGTAACCACTGTGCAAACCTTTGAAGCCCAGGTTCCGGCCCATAGCGTTAAGACTGCCCTTCACGACGGGCATGGAGTTTTAGCAGAATCTCACCATGTACCGCTTGAGTAA
- a CDS encoding universal stress protein → MFQRILAAVDGTELGEQVFKEALSLAKANQGTLMLIHVLSPMNESYPDPIFTSPVATGVYMGLHEEVMKVYTEQWESFEQRGLDMLRNLTQLSMDQGVATEFTQALGDPGRAICNLAKDWPSDLIVIGRRGLKGLSELFLGSVSNYVLHHAHCSVLTIQGIGTEPDQ, encoded by the coding sequence ATGTTTCAACGAATTTTAGCTGCCGTTGATGGCACTGAACTGGGAGAACAAGTTTTCAAGGAAGCCTTATCCTTAGCCAAGGCTAATCAGGGAACCTTAATGCTGATCCATGTTCTCTCGCCTATGAATGAATCCTACCCAGATCCGATTTTTACCTCCCCCGTTGCCACTGGGGTTTATATGGGCCTCCATGAGGAAGTTATGAAAGTCTATACCGAACAGTGGGAAAGTTTTGAGCAAAGGGGATTGGATATGCTGCGAAACCTGACCCAACTCTCCATGGATCAGGGGGTGGCCACTGAATTTACCCAAGCCTTAGGGGATCCAGGGCGAGCGATCTGTAATTTAGCCAAGGATTGGCCCAGTGATCTGATTGTTATTGGCCGTCGCGGCTTAAAGGGACTGAGTGAATTATTCTTAGGTAGTGTGAGTAATTATGTCCTGCACCATGCCCATTGTTCGGTGTTGACTATTCAGGGCATTGGCACTGAGCCAGATCAATAA